A DNA window from Plasmodium brasilianum strain Bolivian I chromosome 12, whole genome shotgun sequence contains the following coding sequences:
- a CDS encoding heme detoxification protein, which yields MKYTFYIFVIKRLYTRSGGLRKPQKVTNNPESINRKVYWCFEHKPIKRTLVNLIFSHNELKLFSNFLNHPNVGTSLIHELSLEGPYTGFLPSNEALKLISKESLNKLYHDDNKLSEFVLNHFTRDYWLYRDLYGSSYQPWLMYNEKREAPEKITNLMNNDLMVKIKGEFKNCDHAIYLNKSKIIRPNMKCHNGVAHIVNRPIIFHEHLDISAYH from the exons atgaaatacacattttacatttttgttattaaaagATTGTATACTCGTAGCGGGGGACTAAGGAAACCCCAGAAGGTAACAAACAACCCAGAAAGTATTAACAGAAAAGTTTATTGGTGTTTTGAACACAAACCTATTAAAAGGACATTAGTTAATTTGATATTCTCACACAATgaattaaaacttttttcgaattttttaaatcaccCAAATG tTGGTACATCTCTAATTCATGAGTTGTCCTTAGAAGGCCCTTATACAGGATTTCTTCCATCAAATGAGgcgttaaaattaattagcAAAGAAAGTTTAAATAAGTTATATCACgatgataataaattatcGGAATTTGTTTTAAATCATTTCACAAGAGATTATTGGCTATATAGGGATTTATATGGATCTTCATACCAACCA TGGTTAATGTACAACGAAAAAAGGGAAGCTCcagaaaaaattacaaacTTAATGAACAACGACTtaatggtaaaaataaaaggagaaTTCAAAAATTGTGATCATGCgatttatttgaataaatcCAAAATAATTAGGCCGAACATGAAATGTCACAACGGAGTGGCACATATTGTGAACAGGCCAATAATATTTCACGAACATTTAGACATTTCAGCGTATCATTGa
- a CDS encoding hypothetical protein (conserved Plasmodium protein) — translation MEHITTVDKNSGVNNLTSFSNQKQNYNTSIRNDDIYSKNDLFYSFHKKFNEIFEFIKYTNENKKDLEDEIDENLIKTLYNLCQEILNYINHINDFGNMNLCNNDQELIIESYENFVRHCKQYNDKLQVKQLENEISNLLDLLFNNTSEAVNILFSANSFFVDHVENLKIKLTERNQKIEFENERLKKLELEAKVEEYDAIFDKNKEKNNEMDETLKKLKKEINKLREKIEKYDNYMKKKRKEIDINFSDTLDCKERIKLLEEK, via the exons ATGGAGCATATTACAACTGTAGATAAGAACAGCGGTGTAAATAACTTAACATCTTTTAGTAATCAAAAACAGAATTATAATACTAGCATAAGAAATgatgatatatattcaaagaaCGATTTATTCTACTCATTtcacaaaaaatttaatgaaatttttgaattcataaaatatacaaatgaaaataaaaaagatttagAAGATGAAATtgatgaaaatttaataaaaacattatataatttatgtcaagaaattttaaattatattaatcatATAAATGATTTTGGTAATATGAACTTATGTAATAATGACCAAGAATTAATTATTGAATCGtatgaaaattttgttcGTCATTGCAAACAGTACAATGATAAACTTCAAGTAAAGCAGttagaaaatgaaatttcAAATTTATTAGATCTACTCTTTAATAATACATCAG aagctgtaaatatattgttctcagctaattccttttttgtcGATCATGTagaaaacttaaaaataaa GTTGACGGAAAGGAATCAAAAAATAGAGTTTGAGAATGAAAGgttgaaaaaattagaattagAAGCAAAAGTTGAGGAGTATGATGCAATTTTTGACAAGAATAAGGAAAAG AACAACGAAATGGATGAAACATtgaaaaaacttaaaaaggAAATCAACAAG ttaagagaaaaaatagaaaaatacgACAACTacatgaaaaagaaaagaaaggaaatAGACATAAATTTTTCAGACACATTAGACTGCAAAGAgagaattaaattattagagGAAAAGTAA
- a CDS encoding glutaminyl-peptide cyclotransferase: MSEKYGIKRLKARKAVSPNYGDMNLNKKKSLTSVADPSLFLCNIDMERLVVMLIVAAVLLILHFVKNSNATNGFPFPIGIYTYNVINKYDHIHDPSDGNLVSIDPSIIRKDANKYPFTQGLLFLDNDTLIESSGLYGYSYLRKFNLSTSKTEQHYNLKSNYFAEGITVLVEPSTYKKYILMLMYKEKRVFVFDFYSFILEHMFEYDLDGYGLTSNLNVVYSEETLKKNNFASRQKLWATSGDDFLYELEIPHEFLKEKKLSIAKKTKITCAGFSIERVNELEYHFETDSIYGNIFLTELIIELDITSGSCLKIISLRGLVEQCDNYDAKKKNIEAVPNGVAINPRNRKEQLPNLLVTGKLWSNIFEIKLEKNEKLSAGALQSSMYLFIK; this comes from the exons atgagtGAAAAATATGGTATTAAAAGACTTAAAGCGAGAAAAGCTGTGTCTCCCAATTATGGTGACATGAaccttaataaaaaaaaaagtttaacaAG TGTTGCAGATCCGTCTTTGTTTTTATGTAACATAGATATGGAAAGAC TTGTTGTTATGCTCATAGTTGCCGCTGTTTTGTTAATTCtacattttgtaaaaaattcaaatgcGACAAATGGATTTCCATTTCCAATaggcatatatacatataatgtgataaataaatatgatcaCATTCATGATCCATCAGACGGGAATTTAGTAAGCATAGATCCAAGTATAATTCGAAAGGATGCAAATAAATATCCCTTTACTCAaggattattatttttagatAATGATACATTAATTGAATCCTCAGGATTATATGGTTATAgttatttaagaaaatttaatttatctaCAAGTAAGACAGAACAACATTACAATTTAAAGAGTAATTATTTTGCAGAAGGAATTACAGTATTAGTTGAACCATCcacttacaaaaaatatattttaatgttaatgtataaagaaaaaagagtatttgtttttgatttttattcattcatattAGAGCATATGTTTGAATATGATTTAGATGGCTACGGTTTAACGTCTAACTTAAATGTAGTCTATTCAGAAGAgacactaaaaaaaaataattttgcatCTCGTCAAAAATTGTGGGCAACATCGGGGGATGATTTTCTTTATGAGCTTGAAATTCCCcatgaatttttaaaagaaaagaaattatcTATAgccaaaaaaacaaaaatcaCTTGTGCAGGTTTTTCGATCGAACGTGTTAATGAATTAGAGTATCATTTCGAAACTGATTCTATTtatggaaatatatttttaacggAATTAATAATTGAGTTAGATATCACTAGTGGATCCTGCCTTAAAATAATCAGTCTTCGTGGACTAGTTGAACAATGCGATAACTAT gatgcaaagaaaaaaaacatagaGGCCGTGCCAAACGGTGTAGCAATTAACCCCAGAAATAGAAAAGAGCAGTTACCAAACTTATTAGTAACGGGAAAACTTTGGTCCAAcatatttgaaataaaacttgaaaagaatgaaaaattaagtgCCGGA GCTTTGCAATCATCAATgtacttatttataaaataa
- a CDS encoding 40S ribosomal protein S5 — translation MDAYIFVYNKIASFLKRTRLLIEEVFQGDLEEVQGDLEEPEEGEEEGRSSAEDDLKNWVPVTKLGRLVKEGKIVSIEEIYLHSLPIKEYQIIDYFFQPNECAHPLKDDVVKIMPVQKQTRAGQRTRFKAFVAIGDGNGHCGLGVKCAKEVATAIRGAIIAAKLSLIPVRRGYWGNKIGDPHTVPMKVSGKCGSVRIRLVPAPRGTQIVGAPTTKKMLNFAGIKDCFSSSCGKTKTRGNFLRAIFNALSKTYGYLTPDLWKVTNFDKSPYEEWSDFLETYQNVKGIKTTV, via the exons ATGGATGCGTACATCTTTGTGTACAATAAGATTGCGTCATTTTTAAAGAGAACAAGGTTGCTA ATAGAGGAGGTTTTTCAAGGGGATTTGGAAGAGGTCCAAGGGGACCTAGAGGAGCCAGAGGAAGGGGAAGAGGAAg GAAGAAGTTCAGCTGAAGATGACTTGAAAAATTGGGTGCCAGTAACGAAATTAGGAAGATTAGTGAAGGAAGGAAAAATCGTATCAattgaagaaatatatttacattccTTGCCAATAAAAGAGTATCAAATTATTGATTACTTTTTTCAACCGAATGAATGTGCACACCCATTGAAGGATGACgttgtaaaaattatgccTGTACAAAAACAAACACGTGCTGGACAAAGGACAAGATTTAAGGCTTTTGTAGCTATTGGTGATGGAAATGGTCATTGTGGATTAGGTGTAAAGTGTGCAAAGGAAGTCGCAACAGCTATTAGAGGTGCAATTATTGCTGCAAAACTTTCTTTAATACCAGTCAGACGAGGATATTGGGGAAATAAAATTGGTGATCCACACACAGTACCTATGAAAGTATCAGGAAAATGTGGAAGTGTTCGTATTCGTTTAGTACCAGCACCCAGAGGTACACAAATTGTTGGTGCACCAACAACAAAGAAAATGTTAAATTTTGCAGGAATTAAAGATTGCTTTTCGTCGTCTTgtggaaaaacaaaaacgaGAGGAAACTTTTTAAGA GCAATTTTCAACGCTTTAAGTAAAACATACGGATATTTAACACCAGATTTATGGAAGGTAACAAACTTTGACAAATCTCCATATGAAGAATGGTCCGACTTCCTGGAAACTTATCAAAATGTAAAGGGAATTAAAACAACCGTTTAG